The genomic segment TCCTACTGACGCGAAACAGGAAAAGCCAAAGCGGCCGGTCGGAAACCCCGGCAAGTTTCATCTGTCAGACGAGGACATGCCGAAAGCGGAAAAGCTCTGGCATGGGCTACAGTGGAGCGGGCCTTATGTCCTGCGCCGCGTGCGAGAAATGAGCGGCTTCAAGGGAACGGATAGGCAGTTGCGGAACGCGCTCAACTATCGGTTCGGGCCGCGTGATAAGAACCAAGACTAGGAGGCCACATGAAGCGCATAGCAATCGCAGGATCAATGGCTGCCGCTCTGGCCCAGATGGTGACTGACCACCCGCCGGAGGTCGAGATACCTAAGCGGAAGCCGAGCGGAAAGGACCGCTCCAAAGTCAAAGCCGCGCGCAAGCAGCGACGCAAGAACAAACCCAAGTAGAGGAGGCCGACCGATGGCAAGTGTCGAGGCTATTAACAGGTCACTGCGCATCATTCTTCTTGATGATGGAAAGACTTATCCCATTACCAACTGGTTCGACATCAACGGTGATGATTGTGACCCGGACGAAGCGGAGTTCGCCGTCGCCGGGCCGGACAGCAATGGAAAGTGGTACACGATTGAACTTGGCGCATACAGCTTTTTGGGAGTGCATTGATGTCTGTCTGGCCTGAAATCACAGCGCCAGCGATGTACGATGATCCAGCGCCGGGATGGAAAGACCCCGGCTTGCCTGACTTCGCCTTGATCCACGCGGTTGCCCGCAAGCTGGGCTACGTGATCGGGCTGCACGGGTCGATGAGGCGGGACTGCGACCTTGTAGCGGTTCCTTGGACCTTTGCTGCCGGGTCAGACGAGTACCTAGTTGACGCTCTCTGCACTTGCCTGAGTGGCCGGGTGATCGGAGAACCAGAAGAAAAGCCGCACGGGCGACGTGCATGGATAATTCAGGTGGACGGGTGGGTGAAGAACATCGACCTGTCCGTAATGCCGAGAGTGTAACAGAAGGAGGCCACATGAAGCGCATAGCAATCGCAGGATCAATGGCTGCCGCTCTGGCCCAGATGGTGACTGACCACCCGCCGGAGGTCGAGATACCTAAGCGGAAGCCGAGCGGAAAGGACCGCTCCAAAGTCAAAGCCGCGCGCAAGCAGCGACGCAAGAACAAACCCAAGTAGAGGAGGGTGCCACGCGCTCATTTCCCCGCGTGGCACTTTCCCGATTTCACCAATGAAATCAGGCGTCCAAATTTGGTCTGGTAGGCCCGGAGGGACTCGCAGGGTGGTGGTTGCCCCTCGTGGATTCGAACCACGGTTTCCTGACTCAAAATCAGGCGTCCTGCCGCTAGACGAAGGGGCAATGGCAGCCTAGGCAGGGCTCGAACCTGCGACCCACAGATTAACAATCCGTCGCTCTGCCAACTGAGCTACTAGGCTATGGCATAGGCGGATGGAGTCGAACCAACATCTTCGGGTTTGGAAGCCGATGTTCTACCGTTGAACTACGCCCACACAAAGGGCGCGCGAAAGCACCCCTTGGTTAGAGGTAATTTCGCCAGTTCTGTCGGTCAGTGTACATCATGCCGCCCTTATACCCCACCTCGCAGCACATGCAAAGAACTTTCGGCCGTTCGCCCAGCTTTCAGCGCTTTTGGGCGCCCTAAAACGGACCTAAAACCTGAACAAATAGAGGAAATCGCGCGAACATCCGCCCTGACGCTGCCCTCCGAAGGCAGAGGTCTCAAGTGGGCCTGGAGGGATCGCACACCTGTTTCAAGATTCACGCTTCGTTTTCGCTTTGTCTTTGAAATGCAGGGGGTTTCCAAAATTCTGGCGAAGCCTTCAGGTCTAGTGTGGCGGGGTCTTCGCCGTTCAGCTTGCCGTCGCGTTGCTCCACGTACCACTTGTACCGTGGATATTCAAGTTTCTCGCGAACCGGCGGCAGGCGCTTCCGATTGAATTCCGGCCATTCATCGTGGATCGCTATATCCTCGGCCAATTCAGCCAAGGCCCGCGTCGGGAAAACCTCCACAGTCATCGTCAATGAATAGGCGTAGAATTCATCGCACCTCCAATGCGCCCGATCTCTTTCCATCAAATCATTCGTGATGCCGACATACAGCAATTCGTCATCCGCGCCAAAATACCTGTACAGGCAGGTGGCGCTTTCATACCTATGGTCATCTAGGTATCGCGCGTCGGCCCGCAAGTAGTCGCACAAATCGGTCGGTTTCTCAGGCTCTTCTTTCATAAATCCCTCACGTACTCTCGTAAGTATTTCACATTCCTATATTATCAGATGCCGACCTTGGGCACCAGGTTTCCTCCCAATCTCAATTGCTCCGATGCTCCTGCAACCTCGCCCGTCGTTTCGGCCGAGGGTTGGATGTCAGGCTGTCTTGGAACGTCTGACGACAGTGAAGGGTGGCCGAACCGGGCGACTGGCTCTCTCTTGACCTTGCAAGGTGTTGCCCCCGTGGCCGGGGCCGCGTCGCTTCGCGAAGGTCATCTGAAGGCCCGGGGCAATTTCGGAAACGCTGACGGCCCGCCATAACCTGCCTTGCCGGTTTAGGTGTCTGGCTGAACGTGTCCGAAATGTGGCGGAGGCTTGGGCGCGTGCATGTGCCAAGGCCGCGGTTCGGGATTATTGCGCCATGATTCGCCCCACGCCCCGCTATATTTGCCATTGAATTGGAAACAGTTTGCCCGGAATCGAGAAACTGATAACGCTCATGCGGCGTAAACGCCTGTCGTTTGACGATTTTTGGCGCCGGCCGAACTTGGGCAGGCGCGCCCGTCAATTGTATTTTTTTTCGAAACATATTCACGGCTTGACGATCTTGGCAGAGGTGGCGGCGACGCGGAAAGTTCGCAATGAAATATGGGTTTCGATCGATCCGATGTCGGCTTTTTCCGCGTTGGCCGTGCCAAGCATTGTGCCGAAATACGGAAACAATGACCTTTGGGACGCGGGGCGTTTGTGCCCGCCTTTTGCCACATTTCCGCCGGAATTACGGCACCTCTCGGACAAAAATGACTTTATTCAAATACGCCCGATCAGTAGCTTCATACTTGCCTGACTGGGGGGCGAAGATTTGGCTAGGGGCGGCCGACCTTGTGTCACGAGTGATATGCGTGACGTGTCGAGGGTCTGGTCGAACGGGTCTGTTTCTGACCATGGCTCACGCGATACGCCTTCCGGAGTGGAGGTATGTATGGCTGACCGGCACGTTCTCGCATGTGTGAGTAAGTGAAGTGCGAGTGCCGGGCAATCTGTCCGGATGTTTGAAGGTTAACGAGTAGCAAGTGCTGGTCTAAAAGGAGACAACATGCCGTCGATCGAGAACCCCGCAAGCCAGAACGCCGCCATCGCGGCCCTTGGCACCAGCGAGCAGGCAGAGTTGCCCATCGAGAACGTCGTTCCCTGCTTCACCCCCGGTACCGTCATTGCCACGCCTTCGGGCGAGAAACGGGTCGAGGATCTGCAACTCGGCGACCGGGTCCTGACACGCGACAATGGTCTGCAGGAAATCCGCTGGATCGGATCCTGCCGCCTTGGCGCCGAGGATCTTCGCAAAGCGCCCTCCCTTCGTCCGGTCCTGATCCGGTCGGGGGCGCTGGATCATGGGCTGCCCGAGGCCGACATCATGGTCAGCCCGTGGCATAATGTCCTGATCCAGAACGACAAAACGGCGCAGTTCTTCGAAGACAGTGAAGTTCTGTCCGCCGCCGGGCACCTGACGGGGCTCGACGGGGTGGATGTGGTAGACGTGGCCCAGGTCACGTATATCCACTTCATGTTCGACCAGCACCAGGTGGTGCTTTCCAACGGCTTCTGGACCGAAAGCTTCCGGCCCGACGAACGGGTCATGGCAAGCCTCGGCTCTCGCCAGCGCCGCCAGATTTTCGAGTTGTTCCCCGATCTTCGCGACACCGCGGGGCGCAAGGCCTACCAGGCCGCGCGCCGTGCGTTGACCGAAGCGGAAAGCCGTCTCCTGTTGAAGTGAGTACGAGTGTTGCAGCTGGCCGGGTTGTCCTTTGACGCCCGGCCTCATTGAAATCGGTGCGGGGGCAACGTCCGGTTTCGAAGGCGGCAATCCCGGCGCAAGCCGGGATTGTTCGTTTTCAGGGGGAGGGTTTTTTGCGCCGTTCACGCCACGCGGACCAGTCTTCCGGGGTATCGAGGTCGGTTGTGGCACGGCGACCGGGCAGGGCAATACGCGTGACCTTCTCCGAGGCCAGCACCGGCTTGGCGCCCTCGTCGCCGTGCAGTCCCGAGAGGCGCTGAAACAGGCGGGCGGGCAGGATCACGGGATGGCCCGGCTTGCCTGTCGCGTCGGTCGCCCTGAACACGGATTTCGGCTCTTTTTCAGAGGCCTGTAGCAGCTTTTTCAGGTCGTCTAGCGTGAGCTCCGGCAAATCCGCCAGCAGGATCATCAACCCCTGCGCCCCCTGCGCCGCTGCCCATGTCGCGCCGGCCCGTATCGAGGCAGAGATCCCCTCGGCCGCATCCGGCACGACTATCTGAGATAGCCCCTCAAGACCTGAAACCGCGTTGGCGCGTGCCGGGCGGTCTGCGGCCAGCGTCACGAGCACAGGATAGCGCGTTGCAAGTGCGAGCATTGCTTGACGGCGCAGCAACGGCTGGCCATCGACAACCTCCAGCAGTTTGTCACGCCCCTGCATGCGCGAGGAGCGGCCCGCCGCAGGGATCAGGATGCAATGCCCGCTCATCGCCGGGTCCGGCAGCATGTGAGACTTTGCAGAACGATGAAAATCATGGTGATCCCCTGCCTTTCACCGTTCCACAAATACTCCCGCCGGAGGCGTCCTGCCAGAGCGTATGGCGCTACATCCGAAACCTTTCGCCTTCCGGGTCAAAGAGCGGTTCGGTGATCAGCCGGGCAGGGCACATCTTGCCCAGGATCTCGATCTCGGCCTCGAGCCCATCCTTGGCAAGCGCGCGCGGGATAAGGGCCAGCGCGATCGATTTTTCCGCGTGGTGCGAATAGCCGCCCGAGGTGCAAAATCCCTGAACGGCGCCGTCGATCCAGATCGGCTCATAGGCATGCGGGTCGGCATCCTCCGCATCGACCTCGAACACAACCAACTGGCGCTCCGGCCCCTTGTTTTTCTCGTCTTCCGCCGCTGCGCGCCCAATGAAATCGGTGTTCTTCGTGAAGCTGATGAACCGGTCCATCCCTGTCTCGCCGGGGGTGTAGTCGGGTGAGAATTCCGACAGCCAAGAGCCGAAGAACCGGTCGAGCCGCAGCGACATCATCGCCCGCATCCCGAAGGGCTTCATGCCGTGCTTCTGGCCTTCTTCCCAGAGGGTTTTCCAGAGCGACCTCTGGGCCATCGGATCGCAGTAGATCTCGTAGCCCAGATCGCCCGTATAGCTGACCCGCTGGATCAGACAGTCGACCATGCCCACGGTGGCGCGGCGGAGGTCCATGAAGCGCATGTCGGCGACAGTGTCCCGGGTGCAGGCGGTCAGCACGTCGCGCGCCTTGGGGCCGGCGATCTGGAAGCCGTTGAGGCGGTCGGAGATGTTTTCAACCCGCACGCCGTCGGCCTCGTTCTGTTCGAACCAGCGCATGTGGAAGGCCTGGGCGCCATAGGAGGCGGTGAGCTGGAAGGCTTCCGGCCCAAGGCAGGAGACGGTGAAATCACCGATCAGCCGGCCCTTGGGCGACAGCATCGGGGTGAGCGAGACGCGGCCCTGTTTGGGGATGCGCCCGGCCATGATCCGGTCGAGCCAGTCGCGGGCATTGGGGCCGGTGACGAGGTACTTTCCGAAGTTGTGAACCTCGTTGATTCCAACGGCTTCGCGGACGGCCTTCACCTCGCGCTTGGTGGCCTCCCAGGCGTTGGAGCGGCGGAAAGAGGGCGTCTCGAAACGCGGCTCGTCGCCCTCGGCGAAGTAGTTCACCACCTCGAGCCCGTATTGGTGGCCCCAGACCGCGCCCATGCTGTCGAAGATGTCGTACATCGGCGTGGTGTTCAGCGGGCGGGCGGCGGGAAGTTCTTCGTTCGGATAGGAGACCGAGAATCTTTTCTGATAGTTTTCAATGACTTTCGGAAGGGTGTAGCCCTTGTTGATCCAGTCGCCGTAGCGGGCCACGTCCATGGCAGAGACGTCGCGTTCGCATTCGCCCTCGATCATCCACTGCGCGAGCATGAGGCCGACGCCGCCGCCCTGGCTGAATCCGGCCATCACGCCGCAGGCGGACCAGTAGTTGCGCAGGCCCGGCACGGGGCCGACAAGGGGGTTGCCGTCGGGGGCGAAGGTGAAGGGGCCGTGGATGACGGACTTCACCCCGGCGCGTTCGAGGGCGGGGAAGCGTTTGTAAGCGAAATCAATGGATTGTTCGATCTTGTCAAGGTTGTCGGGGAGCAGCTCGTGGCCGAAATCCCAGGACGTTCCGTCGACGGCCCAGGGCTTGCAGGGCTGTTCGTAGAAGCCGATGCAGAGGCCGCGGCCTTCTTGGCGGAGGTAGCTTTCGCCGGCGGGGTCCATGACGTGGGGGTGTTCGCCGCCGGCGTCGATGATCTCGGCGATCTCGGGGACTTCCTCGGTCACGACATACTGGTGTTCCATGGGGTGGAGCGGCAGGTAAACCCCTGACATCGCTGCAACTTCCCGGGCCCAGAGGCCGCCGGCATTGACCACGTGCTCGGCGTCGATGGTGCCTTTCTCAGTGACAATTTGCCACGTCCCGTCGGATTTCTGGTTTGTTTCCAGCACCTTGCAATGCGTCTCGATGGTGGCGCCGGCCATGCGGGCGGCCTTGGCGTAGGCGTGGGTGGTGCCGGACGGATCGAGGTGGCCGTCGAGCGGATCGTAGAGGGCGCCGAGGATGCCGTCGGTGTTGGTGACGGGGGCGATCTTGCGGATTTCCTCGGGCGAAACGATCTCGGTTTCGAGGCCCATGTAGCGGTGCTTGGCCCGCTCGGCGAGGAGCATGTCGAAGCGGTCGCGGTTGTCGGCGAGGGTGACGCCGCCCACGTGATGGAGCCCGCAGGAGAGGCCGGTGATTTCCTCCAACTCCTTGTAAAGCTTGATCGTATAGCCCTGAAGGGCGGCCATGTTGGTGTCGCCGTTGAGGGTGTGAAAGCCGCCGGCGGCATGCCAGGTGGAGCCGGAGGTGAGCTCGGACCGCTCGATCAGCATGACATCGGACCAGCCCAGCTTGGTGAGGTGGTAGAGAACGCTGCAGCCGACGACTCCGCCGCCGATAATCGCCACGCGGGTGGTGGTTTTCATGTGTGACTCCCTGCTTTTACGGTGGCCCTACACTGTCGTCTGACGCGGATCGGGCATGTCCGTTTGCGACAGATCGTGTCGGTAACCGATTCGAAGGTTAACGGCCATGATTTGCAGGGAAACCGACGTCGGTATCACGTCGGTATTACGTCGGTATTACGTCGGTATCGGGTCAGTGGAGGCCGGGTGTTAATGTGTCGCGCGATGGGGGGAGGGGCGAGATGTTGTTTCGGGCGCAACGGGGGGGTGGGGTGTGGTATTGGTTTCTCGAAGGCGACACCGTTTTGCGACGCAAGGCGTCTATCGAACTGCGAGTAACAGCGACGTTCCCTCTTAGAATAGATCTTTAATCTTTGCCGGTGCGTAGACGTCAAAATAACTTTGGGGTGGGAGCGATTTTCAATGTCATTGCCGATCGAAAATACATTTCTCAAGTTCACGAAATACAGGCATTTCAGCGCTAATGTATTTAGAGAGTTCGACTTTAAAAACGTCAGCATTGATACTGCTCTTGATGTTGCAAAAGTTCTTGATGTGCTGCACGTAATCCTTGAGGTTCTGGTCGCTAATATTCGTGACAAGCTTGTCATACGCTTCTTCAGAAAATGTTAGTCCTTCGCCTTCACAGTAGGCTTTCAATACATCCTTGTCGAAAAGGTAGTTTTCAATTTCCCACCGCGTAAGCACTCTGTGGTTTGGGGAATTGGTTCTCAGATAAATTTGTCGATCTTTTTCGTCCATGTACTTGCCCGAACCAACGTCCCGGTCTTTTAGTACCAGGATGTCCACGGTAGGGAACACTTTGCTGAGAACTGCTAGCGCAATTGCACTCCTCTGATCGGGTTCAGTATTTCCCCCGCTTGAAGTGAAAAAAGCATCAGGATGCGATTCAGCAAAAATATTGTTGAAAACCTGTGCGTCCAACCCTCGTTCTCGTCCACCTACGCCGGGTTCAGCCCGCCCTTCACAGTATATGATCGTTTTTGGACTGACCAGTAGCGCCATGTCGTCTAACGCGACTGAAAAAAGTTCCCGCCAAGTACCTGCCCCGACTTTCATTGGTGTCAGAACACAAGGTTCGGCAGCTAAGTTGTACTCGGGTCTAAAATAGATGATCTGGCACTGGCTATACATTTTCGTCTGTAGTGCGCGCAGAAAGCCAATACTGTGCGTAGTAAGCCAAATTTGGCAGTCTGGTCCTACAAGCCGGTCAATTTCTGTTAGCAAATTGCCTTGAATTGCCGTGTTGATGTGTAGTTCGGGCTCATCGATTAGGAAGATTGAGTCGTTGTAATCGTTTTTTCGCAAATACAGGTCGAGCAGCAAATCGACCACTTCTTTTTCCCCTGATGACAAGACATTAAATTCAAAGTCTTTAGGGTGATCCGGCTTACTAAAGTACAGTGTGCCTTTGTCACCTTCGACGTTTCCCAGATTGGATATCTCTAGGTCTACGCAATTCTGGATCGAGCGATTTAGTTCCCCAA from the Roseovarius indicus genome contains:
- a CDS encoding Hint domain-containing protein translates to MPSIENPASQNAAIAALGTSEQAELPIENVVPCFTPGTVIATPSGEKRVEDLQLGDRVLTRDNGLQEIRWIGSCRLGAEDLRKAPSLRPVLIRSGALDHGLPEADIMVSPWHNVLIQNDKTAQFFEDSEVLSAAGHLTGLDGVDVVDVAQVTYIHFMFDQHQVVLSNGFWTESFRPDERVMASLGSRQRRQIFELFPDLRDTAGRKAYQAARRALTEAESRLLLK
- a CDS encoding nucleotidyltransferase family protein, coding for MLPDPAMSGHCILIPAAGRSSRMQGRDKLLEVVDGQPLLRRQAMLALATRYPVLVTLAADRPARANAVSGLEGLSQIVVPDAAEGISASIRAGATWAAAQGAQGLMILLADLPELTLDDLKKLLQASEKEPKSVFRATDATGKPGHPVILPARLFQRLSGLHGDEGAKPVLASEKVTRIALPGRRATTDLDTPEDWSAWRERRKKPSP
- a CDS encoding GcvT family protein, with the protein product MKTTTRVAIIGGGVVGCSVLYHLTKLGWSDVMLIERSELTSGSTWHAAGGFHTLNGDTNMAALQGYTIKLYKELEEITGLSCGLHHVGGVTLADNRDRFDMLLAERAKHRYMGLETEIVSPEEIRKIAPVTNTDGILGALYDPLDGHLDPSGTTHAYAKAARMAGATIETHCKVLETNQKSDGTWQIVTEKGTIDAEHVVNAGGLWAREVAAMSGVYLPLHPMEHQYVVTEEVPEIAEIIDAGGEHPHVMDPAGESYLRQEGRGLCIGFYEQPCKPWAVDGTSWDFGHELLPDNLDKIEQSIDFAYKRFPALERAGVKSVIHGPFTFAPDGNPLVGPVPGLRNYWSACGVMAGFSQGGGVGLMLAQWMIEGECERDVSAMDVARYGDWINKGYTLPKVIENYQKRFSVSYPNEELPAARPLNTTPMYDIFDSMGAVWGHQYGLEVVNYFAEGDEPRFETPSFRRSNAWEATKREVKAVREAVGINEVHNFGKYLVTGPNARDWLDRIMAGRIPKQGRVSLTPMLSPKGRLIGDFTVSCLGPEAFQLTASYGAQAFHMRWFEQNEADGVRVENISDRLNGFQIAGPKARDVLTACTRDTVADMRFMDLRRATVGMVDCLIQRVSYTGDLGYEIYCDPMAQRSLWKTLWEEGQKHGMKPFGMRAMMSLRLDRFFGSWLSEFSPDYTPGETGMDRFISFTKNTDFIGRAAAEDEKNKGPERQLVVFEVDAEDADPHAYEPIWIDGAVQGFCTSGGYSHHAEKSIALALIPRALAKDGLEAEIEILGKMCPARLITEPLFDPEGERFRM
- a CDS encoding AAA family ATPase, whose protein sequence is MRITKIHFRNGYKRFHDLTIDLGEEPARIVALVGPNGCGKSSVLDGLLYHANAHQRIGKPQQRDPTYHSMKETNVSWQDIDIRFTEGSFNEVHNARSSAGRSNTIFSFRSPYRYNSTLKIKETRAVEKISLNSYGAGDASSLDAKMEDNYRRLYALYNSYLDENDIKPSEAKSKIIGELNRSIQNCVDLEISNLGNVEGDKGTLYFSKPDHPKDFEFNVLSSGEKEVVDLLLDLYLRKNDYNDSIFLIDEPELHINTAIQGNLLTEIDRLVGPDCQIWLTTHSIGFLRALQTKMYSQCQIIYFRPEYNLAAEPCVLTPMKVGAGTWRELFSVALDDMALLVSPKTIIYCEGRAEPGVGGRERGLDAQVFNNIFAESHPDAFFTSSGGNTEPDQRSAIALAVLSKVFPTVDILVLKDRDVGSGKYMDEKDRQIYLRTNSPNHRVLTRWEIENYLFDKDVLKAYCEGEGLTFSEEAYDKLVTNISDQNLKDYVQHIKNFCNIKSSINADVFKVELSKYISAEMPVFRELEKCIFDRQ